One Pecten maximus unplaced genomic scaffold, xPecMax1.1, whole genome shotgun sequence DNA window includes the following coding sequences:
- the LOC117318993 gene encoding ras-associated and pleckstrin homology domains-containing protein 1-like — protein MPIKPPPPPPPLPCLRLDSLTVHVNKCWPQFNRRAKKQDKSILEQGLRINTADERPPAVIPPPMTRPTSPIRVPVSQQHRFTLPPNTAGQSPTRKQRQHTKVSPKNTTQTVKKSSQLEIPHPVPVPVRSPPPLPVPVSISVTLPVSAPLPVPTPHMIHTPLPVSAQLPVSMPLTVPFLLPPPVQVPLPVGSIHGLPTAQLPISVTCQPPRYVAILPGVSQQPALQSAMAPSLKSYYKRQKEEMEMGRVVRRYVRQRPIQCNVTGEKGF, from the exons ATGCCCATTAagccccctcccccacccccaccccttcCCTGCCTCAGGCTAGACAGCCTAACAGTACATGTAAACAAGTGCTGGCCACA GTTCAACCGACGAGcaaaaaaacaagacaaaagCATCCTTGAACAAGGACTTCGGATCAACACAGCAGATGAAAGGCCCCCAGCTGTGATTCCTCCTCCCATGACGAGACCAACTTCACCAATCAGGGTCCCAGTCTCCCAGCAGCATCGTTTTACCCTACCCCCCAACACTGCTGGCCAGTCACCCACCAGAAAACAGAGGCAGCACACTAAAGTTTCACCAAAGAACACCACACAGACAGTGAAAAAGTCCTCTCAGCTCGAAATACCGCATCCAGTCCCAGTGCCAGTTCGCAGCCCACCGCCCCTTCCGGTTCCGGTCTCCATATCAGTGACACTTCCGGTTTCTGCACCACTTCCGGTTCCTACACCACATATGATCCACACACCACTTCCGGTTTCTGCACAACTTCCGGTGTCTATGCCACTTACAGTACCGTTCCTGCTTCCTCCTCCAGTTCAAGTCCCACTTCCTGTCGGGTCCATCCATGGTTTGCCAACAGCACAGCTACCTATTTCAGTCACCTGCCAGCCACCCAGGTATGTCGCCATCCTGCCCGGAGTGTCACAGCAGCCAGCTCTGCAGTCCGCCATGGCCCCCAGCCTGAAGTCATATTACAAGCGCCAGAAGGAAGAAATGGAAATGGGAAGGGTGGTTCGAAGGTACGTAAGACAGAGGCCGATACAGTGCAATGTAACCGGGGAAAAGGGTTTTTAG
- the LOC117318992 gene encoding ras-associated and pleckstrin homology domains-containing protein 1-like — translation MPIKPPPPPPPLPCLRLDSLTVHVNKCWPQFNRRAKKQDKSILEQGLRINTADERPPAVIPPPMTRPTSPIRVPVSQQHRFTLPPNTAGQSPTRKQRQHTKVSPKNTTQTVKKSSQLEIPHPVPVPVRSPPPLPVPVSISVTLPVSAPLPVPTPHMIHTPLPVSAQLPVSMPLTVPFLLPPPVQVPLPVGSIHGLPTAQLPISVTCQPPRYVAILPGVSQQPALQSAMAPSLKSYYKRQLSAWTQRSL, via the exons ATGCCCATTAagccccctcccccacccccaccccttcCCTGCCTCAGGCTAGACAGCCTAACAGTACATGTAAACAAGTGCTGGCCACA GTTCAACCGACGAGcaaaaaaacaagacaaaagCATCCTTGAACAAGGACTTCGGATCAACACAGCAGATGAAAGGCCCCCAGCTGTGATTCCTCCTCCCATGACGAGACCAACTTCACCAATCAGGGTCCCAGTCTCCCAGCAGCATCGTTTTACCCTACCCCCCAACACTGCTGGCCAGTCACCCACCAGAAAACAGAGGCAGCACACTAAAGTTTCACCAAAGAACACCACACAGACAGTGAAAAAGTCCTCTCAGCTCGAAATACCGCATCCAGTCCCAGTGCCAGTTCGCAGCCCACCGCCCCTTCCGGTTCCGGTCTCCATATCAGTGACACTTCCGGTTTCTGCACCACTTCCGGTTCCTACACCACATATGATCCACACACCACTTCCGGTTTCTGCACAACTTCCGGTGTCTATGCCACTTACAGTACCGTTCCTGCTTCCTCCTCCAGTTCAAGTCCCACTTCCTGTCGGGTCCATCCATGGTTTGCCAACAGCACAGCTACCTATTTCAGTCACCTGCCAGCCACCCAGGTATGTCGCCATCCTGCCCGGAGTGTCACAGCAGCCAGCTCTGCAGTCCGCCATGGCCCCCAGCCTGAAGTCATATTACAAGCGCCAGCTGAGCGCATGGACCCAGCGAAGTCTATAA
- the LOC117318991 gene encoding uncharacterized protein LOC117318991 — protein MWNDVINVHAEQCHTSCTVPVFKLVSEKKWALGWSCSVQCVKCEYKSQLYKLYREADSEKPGPKPALINKYLPSALCGQSVSTKGARLLLGHLNIPAGAKSGMQRQANQVSREITALNKTDMEEKTRLVVQDNTLRGQESPSTIGIAVDGRYNSTTFGSSKKPGLNASQGISLGIETCTPKKWILGCAFHNKLCWTGAWLRGKGYDVNCPGGHPECTANTSGFDGLSEYAMGNDIGEQLTRQGVLMKYATTDGDGTSAQGLQEAMRALHPMWKVERLADPTHIGRAQFRKSNSAKFSDSMFPGRTRLTRSHSQKVFSQDLKARSSMASNPS, from the coding sequence ATGTGGAAcgatgtcatcaatgtacacgcagaGCAATGTCACACCAGTTGTACGGTACCCGTATTCAAACTAGTGTCCGAGAAGAAATGGGCCCTGGGATGGAGTTGCTCTGTCCAGTGTGTCAAGTGTGAGTACAAGTCTCAGCTTTACAAACTTTACAGAGAAGCGGACTCGGAGAAGCCCGGACCGAAGCCAGCactgataaataaatatctacCTTCAGCACTGTGTGGACAGTCCGTCAGCACCAAAGGAGCTAGACTTCTTCTCGGACACCTGAACATACCTGCAGGTGCCAAAAGTGGGATGCAACGACAGGCCAACCAGGTGTCACGGGAGATTACTGCCCTTAACAAAACCGACATGGAGGAAAAGACTCGACTGGTGGTACAGGACAACACCCTGAGAGGACAGGAGTCTCCGAGCACCATCGGAATAGCTGTGGATGGGCGGTACAACAGTACTACATTTGGAAGCTCTAAGAAGCCTGGACTGAATGCCTCTCAGGGAATCAGCTTGGGAATTGAGACATGTACTCCAAAGAAGTGGATACTTGGATGTGCCTTCCACAACAAACTTTGCTGGACAGGCGCTTGGCTGAGAGGGAAAGGGTACGATGTTAACTGTCCGGGTGGTCACCCTGAGTGCACAGCCAACACCAGCGGGTTTGACGGCCTCTCCGAGTATGCCATGGGGAATGACATTGGAGAGCAGCTGACCAGACAGGGTGTCCTTATGAAATATGCCACTACGGATGGAGATGGTACTAGCGCCCAAGGCCTGCAGGAAGCCATGCGAGCCCTACATCCGATGTGGAAAGTGGAGAGACTGGCTGACCCGACTCACATAGGTAGAGCACAGTTTCGGAAATCAAACAGTGCTAAGTTCAGTGACTCCATGTTTCCCGGACGTACCAGACTTACGAGGTCTCACTCACAGAAGGTGTTTTCCCAAGACTTGAAAGCCAGGAGCAGCATGGCCTCAAATCCCTCATGA
- the LOC117318994 gene encoding uncharacterized protein LOC117318994, whose translation MWNDVINVHAEQCHTSCTVPVFKLVSEKKWALGWSCSVQCVKCEYKSQLYKLYREADSEKPGPKPALINKYLPSALCGQSVSTKGARLLLGHLNIPAGAKSGMQRQANQVSREITALNKTDMEEKTRLVVQDNTLRGQESPSTIGIAVDGRYNSTTFGSSKKPGLNASQGISLGIETCTPKKWILGCAFHNKLCWTGAWLRGKGYDVNCPGGHPECTANTSGFDGLSEYAMGNDIGEQLTRQGVLMKYATTDGDGTSAQGLQEAMRALHPMWKVERLADPTHIGRAQFRKSNSAKFSDSMFPGRTRLTRSHSQKVFSQDLKARSSMASNPS comes from the coding sequence ATGTGGAAcgatgtcatcaatgtacacgcagaGCAATGTCACACCAGTTGTACGGTACCCGTATTCAAACTAGTGTCCGAGAAGAAATGGGCCCTGGGATGGAGTTGCTCTGTCCAGTGTGTCAAGTGTGAGTACAAGTCTCAGCTTTACAAACTTTACAGAGAAGCGGACTCGGAGAAGCCCGGACCGAAGCCAGCactgataaataaatatctacCTTCAGCACTGTGTGGACAGTCCGTCAGCACCAAAGGAGCTAGACTTCTTCTCGGACACCTGAACATACCTGCAGGTGCCAAAAGTGGGATGCAACGACAGGCCAACCAGGTGTCACGGGAGATTACTGCCCTTAACAAAACCGACATGGAGGAAAAGACTCGACTGGTGGTACAGGACAACACCCTGAGAGGACAGGAGTCTCCGAGCACCATCGGAATAGCTGTGGATGGGCGGTACAACAGTACTACATTTGGAAGCTCTAAGAAGCCTGGACTGAATGCCTCTCAGGGAATCAGCTTGGGAATTGAGACATGTACTCCAAAGAAGTGGATACTTGGATGTGCCTTCCACAACAAACTTTGCTGGACAGGCGCTTGGCTGAGAGGGAAAGGGTACGATGTTAACTGTCCGGGTGGTCACCCTGAGTGCACAGCCAACACCAGCGGGTTTGACGGCCTCTCCGAGTATGCCATGGGGAATGACATTGGAGAGCAGCTGACCAGACAGGGTGTCCTTATGAAATATGCCACTACGGATGGAGATGGTACTAGCGCCCAAGGCCTGCAGGAAGCCATGCGAGCCCTACATCCGATGTGGAAAGTGGAGAGACTGGCTGACCCGACTCACATAGGTAGAGCACAGTTTCGGAAATCAAACAGTGCTAAGTTCAGTGACTCCATGTTTCCCGGACGTACCAGACTTACGAGGTCTCACTCACAGAAGGTGTTTTCCCAAGACTTGAAAGCCAGGAGCAGCATGGCCTCAAACCCCTCATGA